TAATTTAATCTGTCCCCAATAAAATGGCTTTACGCAAGTCGCGCGCTTGTTAATTTATTCCGACCCCATTTAAAAACTTTTGCCTGTTGCGGACCGCTCTTTTATAGTCGTTTTCACCCCGCATTCATGGTGCGGCGCGCCATGCCCCGTCGAAGCCATCGCGAGGGCCTCCTGCGGCGCGTCGTACCGATCACATCGGAAGATCGCCGTGGAACAACATTCCTTCCCCGCTGCGCCGCAGAGCGCTGAATCGACGAGCCCCCGGGGCATGCCGTCCGCCCAGGGCCTGTACGACCCGAGCAACGAGCACGACGCGTGCGGCGTCGGTTTCGTGGCGCACATCAAGGGCAAGAAGAGTCACGAGATCGTCCAGCAGGGCCTGCGCATCCTGCACAACCTCGACCACCGGGGCGCGGTCGGCGCCGACCCGCTGATGGGGGACGGCGCGGGCATCCTGCTGCAGATTCCCGACCAGTACTACCGCGAAGAGATGGCGCGCCAGGGCGTGAACCTGCCGCCGGCCGGCGAATACGGCGTCGGCATGATTTTCCTGCCGAAGGAGCATGCCTCGCGCCTGGCCTGCGAACAGGAACTGGAGCGCACGGTGCGCCTGGAAGGCCAGGTCGTGCTGGGCTGGCGTGACGTGCCCGTGGACAAGGCCATGCCGATGTCGCCCACGGTGCAGAAGACGGAACCGGTGATTCGCCAGATCTTCATCGGGCGCGGTCGCGACATCATGACCACCGACGCGCTGGAGCGGAAGCTGTACGTGATCCGCAAGACCGCCAGCCACGCCATCCAGGCGCTCAAGCTCAAGCACGGCAAGGAATACTTCGTGCCGTCGATGTCGGCGCGCACGGTGGTCTACAAGGGCCTGCTGCTGTGCGAGCAGGTGGGCCGCTACTACCAGGACCTGGCCGATCCGCGCACGGTGTCGGCGCTGGCGCTGGTGCACCAGCGCTTCTCGACCAACACCTTCCCGGCGTGGGAACTGGCGCACCCGTACCGCATGGTCGCGCACAACGGCGAAATCAACACCGTCAAGGGCAACGTCAACTGGATCAACGCGCGCACGGGCGGCATCTCGTCGCCGGTGCTGGGTGACGACCTGCCCAAGCTGTGGCCGCTGATCTACCCGGGGCAGTCCGATACGGCCTCGTTCGACAACTGTCTCGAACTGCTGACGATGGCCGGCTACCCGCTCGCCCAGGCGATGATGATGATGATCCCGGAAGCGTGGGAGCAGCACACGCTGATGGACGACAACCGCCGCGCCTTCTACGAATACCACGCCGCCATGATGGAGCCGTGGGACGGCCCCGCCGCGATCTGCTTCACCGACGGCCGCCAGATCGGCGCGACGCTCGACCGCAACGGTCTGCGTCCGGCGCGCTACTACGTGACCGACGACGATATGGTCGTGATGGCGTCGGAAGCCGGCGTGCTGCCGATCCCCGAGTCGCGCATCGTCAAGAAGTGGCGCCTGCAGCCGGGCAAGATGTTCCTGATCGACATGGAGCAGGGCCGCATCATCGACGACAAGGAGCTCAAGGACAACCTGGCCAACGCCAAGCCGTACAAGAGCTGGATCGACGCCGTGCGCATCAAGCTCGACGAGCTGGAGGCCAAGGCCGAAGACGTGGCCGCCGAGACCAAGCCGGCCGCCAAGCTGCTGGACCGCCAGCAGGCCTTCGCCTACACGCAGGAAGACGTCAAGTTCCTGATGGCGCCGATGGCGGCCAACGGCGAAGAGGCGACGGGCTCGATGGGCAACGACAGCCCGCTGGCCGTGCTGTCGTCGAAGAACAAGACGCTGTACCACTACTTCAAGCAACTGTTCGCGCAGGTCACCAACCCGCCGATCGACCCGATCCGCGAGAACATGGTGATGTCGCTGGTCTCGTTCATCGGGCCGAAGCCGAACCTGCTCGAGCTGAACAACATCAACCCGCCGATGCGCCTGGAAGTCAGCCAGCCCGTGCTGGACTTCAAGGACATGGCGAAGATCCGCAACATCGAGCACTACACCGGCGGCAAGTTCATGGCCTACGAGCTGAACATCTGCTATCCGGTGGCGTGGGGCAAGGAGGGCATCGAGGCGCGCCTGGCCTCGCTGTGCGCCGAGGCTGTCGATGCGGTCAGGTCGGGCTACAACATCCTGATCGTGTCGGACCGCGCGGTCGACGAGAAGCAGGCCGCCATTCCGGCGCTGCTGGCCACGTCCGCCGTCCATCATCACCTGGTGGAGAAGGGCCTGCGCACGAGCACCGGCCTGGTGGTCGAGACCGGCTCCGCGCGCGAGGTGCACCATTTCGCCCTGCTGGCCGGCTACGGTGCCGAAGCCGTGCACCCGTACCTGGCGATGGAAACGCTGGCCGACATGGCCGCGGGCATGGATCTGTCGTCCGAGAAGGCCGTCAAGAACTTCGTCAAGGCGATCGGCAAGGGCCTGCAGAAGGTGATGTCCAAGATGGGCATCTCGACCTACATGTCGTATACCGGCGCACAGATCTTCGAGGCGATCGGGTTGTCGCGCGAGCTGGTGGACAAGTACTTCCACGGCACGGCGTCGAACGTGGGTGGCATCGGTATCTTCGAGGTGGCCGAGGAGGCTCTGCGCCTGCATCGCGATGCCTTCGGCGATGCGCCGGTGCTGGCCAACATGCTGGAAGCCGGCGGCGAATACGCTTTCCGCATCCGCGGCGAAGAGCACATGTGGACGCCGGATTCGATCGCCAAGCTGCAGCACGCCACGCGCGCGAATTCGTACCAGACGTACAAGGAATACGCCAACCTGATCAACGACCAGAGCCGCCGCCACATGACGCTGCGCGGCCTGTTCGAGTTCAAGGTGGACCCGGCGCGCGCGATCTCGCTGGAAGAAGTGGAGCCGGCCAAGGAGATCGTCAAGCGCTTCGCCACCGGCGCGATGTCGCTCGGCTCGATCTCGACCGAGGCGCATACCACGCTGGCCGTGGCGATGAACCGCATCGGCGGCAAGTCCAACACCGGCGAAGGCGGCGAGGACGAGCGTCGCTATCGCAATGAGCTGCGCGGCATTCCCATCAAGCAGGGCACCAAGCTGTCGGAGGTGATCGGCCGCGAGGCGGTCGAGCGCGACCTGGAACTGCAGGAAGGCGATTCGCTGCGCTCCAGGATCAAGCAGGTGGCGTCGGGCCGCTTCGGCGTGACGGCCGAGTACCTGGCCTCCGCCGATCAGATCCAGATCAAGATGGCCCAGGGCGCCAAGCCCGGCGAGGGCGGCCAACTGCCCGGCCACAAGGTGACCGACTATATCGGCAAGCTGCGTTACTCGGTGCCGGGCGTGGGCCTGATTTCGCCGCCGCCGCACCACGACATCTACTCGATCGAAGACTTGGCGCAGCTGATCCACGACCTGAAGAACGTGAACCCGCGTTCGGACGTGTCGGTCAAGCTGGTGTCGGAGGTGGGCGTGGGCACGGTGGCCGCGGGTGTGGCCAAGGCCAAGGCCGACCACGTGGTGATCGCCGGCCACGACGGCGGCACCGGTGCGTCGCCGTGGTCGTCGATCAAGCATGCCGGCTCGCCGTGGGAACTGGGCCTGGCCGAGACGCAGCAGACGCTGATGCTCAACGGCTTGCGCAACCGCATCCGCGTGCAGGCCGACGGCCAGATGAAGACCGGCCGCGACGTGGTGATCGGTGCGCTGCTGGGCGCGGATGAATTCGGCTTCGCGACCGCGCCGCTGGTGGTCGAGGGGTGCATCATGATGCGCAAGTGCCACCTGAACACCTGCCCGGTGGGCGTGGCGACGCAGGACCCGGTGCTGCGCAAGAAGTTCTCGGGCAAGCCCGAGCATGTGGTGAATTACTTCTTCTTCGTGGCCGAGGAAGTGCGCGAGATCATGGCCCAACTGGGCATCCGCAGTTTCGACGAACTGATCGGCCGCGCCGACCTGCTCGACACGAAGGCCGGCATCGAGCACTGGAAGGCGCGCGGCCTGGACTTCGCCCGCATCTTCCACCAGCCGCCGAAGAAGGAGGGCCAGCCGTGCTACCAGGTCGACGTGCAAGACCACGGCCTGGACCGCGCGCTGGATCACCAGCTCATCGAGAAGGCTCGCGCGGCCATCGACAAGGGCGAGCGCGTGTCGTTCATCCAGCCGGTGCGCAACGTCAACCGCACGGTCGGCGCGATGCTGTCTGGCGAGGTGGCCAAGCGCTACGGCCACGAGGGCCTGCCGGATGATTCGATCCACATCCAGCTGCAGGGCACGGCCGGCCAGTCGTTCGGCGCGTTCCTGGCGCACGGCGTGACGCTGGACCTGGTGGGCGACGGCAACGACTATGTCGGCAAGGGCCTGTCGGGCGGCCGCGTGATCGTGCGCCCGCCGCACGAGTTCCGCGGCGAGCCGACCGGCAACATCATCGTCGGCAACACCGTGCTGTATGGCGCGCTGGCGGGCGAGGCG
The sequence above is drawn from the Ralstonia solanacearum K60 genome and encodes:
- a CDS encoding glutamate synthase-related protein, producing MPSAQGLYDPSNEHDACGVGFVAHIKGKKSHEIVQQGLRILHNLDHRGAVGADPLMGDGAGILLQIPDQYYREEMARQGVNLPPAGEYGVGMIFLPKEHASRLACEQELERTVRLEGQVVLGWRDVPVDKAMPMSPTVQKTEPVIRQIFIGRGRDIMTTDALERKLYVIRKTASHAIQALKLKHGKEYFVPSMSARTVVYKGLLLCEQVGRYYQDLADPRTVSALALVHQRFSTNTFPAWELAHPYRMVAHNGEINTVKGNVNWINARTGGISSPVLGDDLPKLWPLIYPGQSDTASFDNCLELLTMAGYPLAQAMMMMIPEAWEQHTLMDDNRRAFYEYHAAMMEPWDGPAAICFTDGRQIGATLDRNGLRPARYYVTDDDMVVMASEAGVLPIPESRIVKKWRLQPGKMFLIDMEQGRIIDDKELKDNLANAKPYKSWIDAVRIKLDELEAKAEDVAAETKPAAKLLDRQQAFAYTQEDVKFLMAPMAANGEEATGSMGNDSPLAVLSSKNKTLYHYFKQLFAQVTNPPIDPIRENMVMSLVSFIGPKPNLLELNNINPPMRLEVSQPVLDFKDMAKIRNIEHYTGGKFMAYELNICYPVAWGKEGIEARLASLCAEAVDAVRSGYNILIVSDRAVDEKQAAIPALLATSAVHHHLVEKGLRTSTGLVVETGSAREVHHFALLAGYGAEAVHPYLAMETLADMAAGMDLSSEKAVKNFVKAIGKGLQKVMSKMGISTYMSYTGAQIFEAIGLSRELVDKYFHGTASNVGGIGIFEVAEEALRLHRDAFGDAPVLANMLEAGGEYAFRIRGEEHMWTPDSIAKLQHATRANSYQTYKEYANLINDQSRRHMTLRGLFEFKVDPARAISLEEVEPAKEIVKRFATGAMSLGSISTEAHTTLAVAMNRIGGKSNTGEGGEDERRYRNELRGIPIKQGTKLSEVIGREAVERDLELQEGDSLRSRIKQVASGRFGVTAEYLASADQIQIKMAQGAKPGEGGQLPGHKVTDYIGKLRYSVPGVGLISPPPHHDIYSIEDLAQLIHDLKNVNPRSDVSVKLVSEVGVGTVAAGVAKAKADHVVIAGHDGGTGASPWSSIKHAGSPWELGLAETQQTLMLNGLRNRIRVQADGQMKTGRDVVIGALLGADEFGFATAPLVVEGCIMMRKCHLNTCPVGVATQDPVLRKKFSGKPEHVVNYFFFVAEEVREIMAQLGIRSFDELIGRADLLDTKAGIEHWKARGLDFARIFHQPPKKEGQPCYQVDVQDHGLDRALDHQLIEKARAAIDKGERVSFIQPVRNVNRTVGAMLSGEVAKRYGHEGLPDDSIHIQLQGTAGQSFGAFLAHGVTLDLVGDGNDYVGKGLSGGRVIVRPPHEFRGEPTGNIIVGNTVLYGALAGEAFFNGVAGERFAVRNSGATAVVEGTGDHGCEYMTGGTVVVLGTTGRNFAAGMSGGVAYVYDEDGLFDKRCNTAMVALESVLAAADQEKAHTQATWHKADGERVLDEQLLKSLVEKHFRYTGSERAKELLADWSNARRRFVKVFPTEYKRALTEMYEREQESAREQIAA